The following are from one region of the SAR324 cluster bacterium genome:
- the glgC gene encoding glucose-1-phosphate adenylyltransferase, which produces MSTNVLSMILAGGEGTRLHPLTAVRAKPSVPFGGNYRIIDFVLSNFINSGLMQVFVLTQFKSHSLMEHLRQGWRISGIPNVFIDPIPAQMQTGMKWYEGTADAIYQNLNLIYDSDPDLVCVFGGDHIYKMEISQMLHFHTKRHAELTVAAIPVPLHEAKHFGIIEVDDKWRMTGFVEKPIIPPKPMPNDPHHVLASMGNYVFERNALVNELILDAQFADSDHDFGKNIIPRMFPRGQVFVYDFSQNRVPGAVEEEVGYWRDVGTLDAYWESNMDLVGIKPEFDLYNQKWPVRSHTPPLPPAKFVHFSDLRMGHAINAIISAGSIISGALVINSVLGYNVRIHSYSHISESVIMNDVDIARNCRIKRAIIDKQVKIGPDTVLGYDLEADHQRYHVTDSGIVVIPKGSTIN; this is translated from the coding sequence CTCGATTACATCCTTTGACAGCTGTGCGCGCAAAGCCCTCCGTACCTTTTGGTGGAAACTATAGAATCATTGATTTTGTACTGAGCAACTTCATCAATTCTGGACTGATGCAGGTTTTTGTATTAACGCAGTTCAAATCTCACTCGCTGATGGAACACCTGCGGCAAGGCTGGAGGATTTCGGGTATTCCGAATGTCTTTATTGATCCGATTCCCGCCCAGATGCAAACTGGTATGAAGTGGTATGAAGGAACAGCCGATGCGATTTACCAGAACCTGAATCTGATTTATGACAGTGATCCTGATCTGGTCTGTGTCTTTGGAGGAGATCACATCTATAAGATGGAAATCAGCCAAATGTTACACTTCCACACCAAGCGTCATGCTGAATTAACAGTGGCAGCTATTCCCGTGCCGCTTCACGAAGCAAAACATTTTGGGATCATTGAGGTTGATGATAAATGGCGGATGACAGGCTTTGTGGAAAAGCCTATCATCCCTCCAAAGCCGATGCCAAATGATCCTCACCATGTACTTGCCTCGATGGGCAATTACGTGTTTGAACGAAATGCCTTGGTTAATGAACTCATCTTGGATGCTCAGTTCGCTGACTCCGATCATGATTTTGGAAAAAATATCATCCCAAGAATGTTCCCACGGGGCCAAGTCTTTGTGTATGACTTTTCTCAAAATAGAGTTCCTGGTGCTGTCGAAGAAGAGGTTGGCTACTGGCGTGACGTAGGAACCTTGGACGCTTATTGGGAATCAAACATGGATCTGGTCGGTATCAAACCAGAATTCGACCTCTACAACCAGAAGTGGCCAGTTCGAAGCCACACTCCTCCTTTGCCTCCCGCAAAATTTGTGCACTTCAGCGATCTGCGTATGGGCCATGCGATCAATGCAATTATTTCTGCTGGATCCATCATCAGTGGCGCCTTAGTGATAAATAGTGTTTTGGGATATAACGTCCGAATTCATAGCTACTCCCACATTAGTGAATCTGTCATCATGAATGACGTTGATATTGCCAGAAATTGTCGAATTAAGCGGGCTATCATCGACAAGCAGGTCAAGATTGGCCCAGATACTGTGCTTGGCTATGATTTAGAAGCTGATCACCAGCGCTACCATGTGACTGACTCTGGGATTGTGGTAATTCCGAAAGGTTCTACAATCAACTAA
- a CDS encoding glycogen synthase, with amino-acid sequence MKILFLSSEATGLIKTGGLADVARALPLALRQKGHDVRLVLPNYLSIARTKNYSTAVSSLGVPMGDTELFCAVQQTELERLPVYLIEYNDFFLRSHPYEDVAGNPHPDNGERFGFFCKAALQLCLAESFIPDIIHVNDWQGALTCLYLHKYRTTYPEFAKTRSLLTIHNGGYQGHCSAYARSFLEIGDDWFHSAGFEDHGQINFLKGGLRAADQLNAVSVGYAEELKTPLGGHGLHESYEARKDIFSGILNGCEYEVWNPANDPYLTSNYDLGNLSGKFECKSALQAEMGLPVAPEVPLIGIVSRLTGQKGFDFSLPAIAKVLSEKVQFAILGSGERWIFEEIDRLSEMNPEKLQFYDGYNEALAHRIEAGSDFFLMPSLYEPCGLNQMYSLRYGTLPIVRSVGGLRDTVWEKDTLGEDGTGFVFTEPNADDTLAAIKRGIDCFTNDPASFQNRMNLGMRQRFSWENTATQYEYIYTKALKNPIN; translated from the coding sequence ATGAAAATTCTCTTCTTGTCCTCTGAAGCTACCGGACTCATCAAGACTGGCGGCTTGGCTGATGTTGCTCGAGCTCTCCCCCTGGCACTTCGTCAGAAAGGCCATGACGTAAGACTTGTTCTTCCCAATTATCTCTCCATAGCAAGAACCAAAAACTACTCAACTGCAGTCTCCTCACTGGGAGTTCCAATGGGAGACACAGAACTTTTCTGCGCAGTTCAACAGACAGAGCTAGAGCGATTACCTGTTTATCTCATTGAATACAATGATTTTTTCTTACGTAGTCATCCCTACGAAGATGTAGCTGGCAATCCCCATCCAGATAACGGAGAACGCTTTGGTTTCTTTTGCAAAGCTGCGCTTCAACTCTGTCTAGCTGAAAGCTTCATTCCAGACATCATTCATGTTAACGACTGGCAAGGAGCGTTAACCTGCCTCTATCTGCACAAGTATCGTACAACCTATCCTGAATTTGCTAAGACACGCTCTCTGCTGACCATTCACAATGGCGGCTATCAGGGACATTGCTCTGCTTATGCAAGATCATTTCTGGAGATTGGAGATGATTGGTTTCATTCAGCAGGATTTGAAGATCATGGACAAATCAATTTTTTGAAAGGCGGGTTGAGGGCTGCAGATCAATTGAATGCAGTGAGTGTTGGTTATGCTGAAGAACTAAAAACTCCACTAGGAGGACATGGTCTACATGAGTCTTACGAGGCACGCAAAGATATTTTCAGTGGAATTTTAAATGGCTGTGAATACGAGGTATGGAATCCTGCAAACGATCCCTATCTAACTTCCAACTATGATCTAGGGAATTTATCAGGAAAATTTGAATGTAAATCGGCATTGCAAGCTGAGATGGGACTACCAGTAGCTCCCGAAGTTCCTTTGATTGGTATTGTTAGCAGGTTGACAGGACAAAAGGGATTTGATTTCTCTTTACCAGCGATTGCTAAAGTCCTGAGTGAGAAAGTTCAGTTTGCAATTCTAGGTAGTGGAGAGCGCTGGATTTTTGAGGAAATCGATAGATTGAGTGAGATGAATCCAGAAAAATTGCAGTTTTATGATGGTTATAATGAGGCCTTAGCTCATCGCATTGAAGCCGGAAGTGACTTTTTCCTGATGCCGTCGCTCTATGAACCTTGTGGACTCAATCAGATGTATAGTCTTCGCTATGGCACGCTTCCGATCGTTAGATCCGTGGGTGGCCTCCGAGATACGGTTTGGGAGAAAGACACATTGGGTGAAGATGGAACTGGGTTCGTATTTACAGAGCCCAATGCGGATGATACTCTTGCGGCGATAAAGAGAGGGATTGATTGTTTTACCAATGACCCTGCTTCATTCCAAAACAGAATGAACTTGGGAATGCGTCAAAGATTTTCCTGGGAAAACACAGCTACCCAATATGAATACATCTATACTAAAGCTCTGAAAAATCCTATCAATTAA
- a CDS encoding fructosamine kinase family protein, with protein MNVGFRESLQAVLSRPIQSLLLVTGGCISDAWQVRTAEKTVFVKLSKGLLPGMLAAEAGGLHELAKSGEIRVPEVIRLTEDFLILEFIPTAINPPTDFWSKLGWQLANLHAYSQKIPGFHKDNFIGRSPQKSHCTGSWKEFFWQRRLLPQWEMALLRGIPNTIKLHWQQLEILWPAPLEGSSLLASLLHGDLWSGNVLVCNNGEPVVIDPAVYYGDAEADLSLTYLFGGFPTSFYQAYHEIRPKCEGFARRQKVYQLYHLLNHFNLFGNSYTQSVESCLREITR; from the coding sequence ATGAATGTTGGCTTCCGTGAAAGTCTACAAGCGGTTCTGAGCCGACCAATTCAGAGCTTATTGCTGGTAACGGGTGGATGTATTAGTGATGCATGGCAAGTCAGAACAGCGGAGAAAACTGTATTCGTTAAGTTGTCAAAGGGCTTATTGCCAGGAATGCTTGCAGCAGAGGCAGGGGGGCTCCATGAGCTAGCAAAATCAGGTGAGATCCGTGTTCCTGAAGTCATCAGGCTGACGGAAGATTTTCTCATTCTAGAATTTATACCCACAGCCATTAATCCCCCTACAGATTTTTGGTCCAAGTTGGGTTGGCAGTTGGCTAATTTACATGCTTATTCCCAGAAAATTCCTGGATTCCATAAAGATAATTTCATTGGCCGGAGTCCACAGAAAAGTCACTGCACAGGAAGTTGGAAAGAGTTTTTCTGGCAAAGAAGGCTGTTACCCCAATGGGAAATGGCATTACTGCGTGGCATCCCAAACACAATAAAACTACATTGGCAGCAGTTGGAGATCCTTTGGCCAGCACCGTTGGAGGGCTCATCACTGTTGGCTTCTTTGCTTCACGGAGATCTGTGGAGCGGCAATGTTTTGGTATGCAACAATGGTGAGCCAGTTGTTATTGACCCAGCTGTCTATTATGGTGATGCAGAAGCAGATTTGTCGTTGACTTATCTTTTCGGAGGATTTCCCACCTCATTCTATCAAGCCTATCACGAAATACGGCCAAAGTGCGAAGGCTTTGCCCGAAGACAAAAAGTCTATCAACTTTATCACCTACTGAATCACTTCAATCTCTTCGGTAACAGTTATACGCAGTCAGTCGAATCCTGCCTTAGAGAGATCACCCGTTAA
- a CDS encoding low molecular weight phosphotyrosine protein phosphatase, translating to MKKQSRLLFVCMGNICRSPTAEGIMLHLIRKNGLENLIECDSAGTHEYHVGEPVDWRMLKHAQIRGYDLPSRSRKIHPASDFPYYDWILVMDDRNYQDVMDLDSSREYASKIRRITDFCKMMKANKVPDPYYSGDAGFELVIDILEDACVGLMERLKAQ from the coding sequence ATGAAGAAGCAGTCGCGGTTGCTTTTTGTGTGCATGGGCAATATTTGTCGTTCCCCAACAGCTGAGGGAATTATGCTCCACCTGATCAGGAAAAATGGGCTAGAAAATTTGATTGAATGTGATTCCGCCGGGACGCACGAATATCACGTTGGAGAGCCAGTTGATTGGAGAATGCTTAAGCATGCTCAGATACGAGGATATGATTTACCTAGCCGTTCCCGCAAAATTCATCCAGCGAGTGACTTTCCTTACTATGACTGGATTCTGGTTATGGATGATCGCAACTACCAGGATGTAATGGATTTGGACTCTTCTCGAGAATATGCGTCTAAAATCCGAAGGATCACTGATTTCTGCAAAATGATGAAGGCGAATAAAGTCCCAGATCCTTACTATAGTGGAGATGCAGGCTTTGAACTAGTGATTGATATTTTGGAAGATGCTTGTGTGGGATTGATGGAGAGATTAAAAGCTCAATGA